In Gossypium raimondii isolate GPD5lz chromosome 12, ASM2569854v1, whole genome shotgun sequence, a single window of DNA contains:
- the LOC105765162 gene encoding zinc finger A20 and AN1 domain-containing stress-associated protein 1, with protein sequence MGSEQNEGTSFPPSEPKLCANGCGFFGTAANMNLCSKCYRDIRAGEEQAAKAKAAMEKSLSVNTKQEDVVDETVKPVLELPHVGSSSTVVEKQPAAIVSDDKPAEPKAANRCFICRKKVGLTGFKCKCGSTFCGEHRYAEKHDCSFDFKGTGRDAIAKANPVVKADKVERI encoded by the coding sequence ATGGGTTCTGAACAGAATGAAGGAACTAGCTTCCCTCCATCGGAGCCAAAACTTTGTGCCAACGGCTGTGGGTTTTTCGGCACGGCGGCGAATATGAACCTCTGTTCCAAGTGTTACCGGGACATCCGTGCCGGGGAGGAGCAAGCTGCCAAGGCGAAAGCTGCCATGGAGAAATCCCTCAGCGTTAATACGAAGCAGGAAGATGTCGTTGACGAGACTGTGAAGCCTGTTCTTGAGCTTCCTCATGTGGGTTCCTCATCGACGGTGGTCGAGAAACAACCGGCTGCTATTGTCTCCGATGATAAACCGGCGGAACCCAAGGCGGCGAACAGGTGCTTCATCTGCAGAAAGAAGGTTGGATTGACCGGGTTCAAGTGCAAGTGCGGGAGTACATTCTGCGGCGAGCATCGTTACGCGGAAAAACATGATTGCTCCTTTGATTTCAAGGGTACTGGACGTGATGCGATTGCCAAAGCAAATCCCGTCGTTAAAGCTGACAAGGTTGAGAGGATTTAA